The following coding sequences lie in one Apium graveolens cultivar Ventura chromosome 1, ASM990537v1, whole genome shotgun sequence genomic window:
- the LOC141674303 gene encoding beta-glucuronosyltransferase GlcAT14A-like, producing the protein MGGAKKKWLFTLFSLAFLSLLIFLSSIYNFSSTSPHKPFSSTPLHTLTSPPSFAYYISGSQGDVDRIFRLLLAVYHPRNFYLLHINAGGSDDERRKLSSLVRSVSVMRAFGNVEVIGKADANTYMGASNIAAILRGGAILLKMDKGWDWFVTLSALDYPLITQDDLSHVFSSVSRDLNFIDHTSDLGWKEGARVLPVVVDPGIYLARRAQIFHGTEKRKLPDAFKVFTGSPWVTLSRSFLEFCVLGWDNLPRTLLMYSTNVVLAQEVYFHSVICNSPQFKNRTVNSDLRYMVWDDPPKMEPRFLKTSDYEVMVQSGAAFARLFQKDEAVLDMVDERILKRGKHKAVPGAWCNGRKSWFTDPCSQWGDVNVLKPGRHAKKIEETINNLLVDLKLQSNQCL; encoded by the exons ATGGGAGGAGCTAAGAAGAAATGGCTCTTCACTCTCTTCTCTCTAGCCTTTCTCTCTCTCCTCATCTTTCTCTCCTCAATCTACAACTTCTCCTCCACTTCTCCCCACAAACCCTTCTCCTCAACTCCTCTCCACACCCTCACTTCCCCTCCCTCTTTCGCTTACTACATCTCGGGCTCTCAAGGAGATGTTGATCGCATTTTTCGATTACTTTTAGCTGTTTATCATCCCAGAAATTTCTACTTGTTGCACATTAATGCTGGTGGATCAGATGATGAGAGGAGAAAGTTGAGTAGTTTGGTTAGAAGTGTGAGTGTGATGAGGGCTTTTGGGAATGTTGAGGTTATAGGGAAAGCGGATGCGAATACGTATATGGGAGCTTCGAATATTGCTGCCATTTTGAGAGGAGGTGCTATTTTGTTGAAGATGGATAAAGGGTGGGATTGGTTTGTTACTTTGAGTGCTTTGGATTATCCTTTGATTACTCAAGATG ACCTATCCCATGTGTTCTCCTCTGTCAGTAGAGATCTCAATTTTATTGATCATACCAGTGATCTTGGATGGAAAGA GGGGGCAAGGGTCCTTCCAGTTGTGGTTGATCCAGGCATTTACTTGGCCAGGAGAGCTCAAATCTTTCATGGCACAGAAAAGAGAAAACTACCAGACGCTTTCAAAGTTTTTACCG GTTCTCCGTGGGTCACCTTGAGCCGATCATTTCTTGAATTTTGTGTTCTTGGCTGGGATAACCTTCCACGAACTCTTTTAATGTACAGTACAAATGTAGTTTTAGCCCAAGAAGTGTACTTCCACTCGGTTATTTGCAATTCACCTCAATTTAAAAATAGAACTGTCAATAGTGATTTAAGATATATGGTGTGGGATGATCCCCCAAAAATGGAGCCCCGCTTCCTTAAAACCTCGGATTACGAAGTCATGGTTCAGAGTGGAGCTGCATTTGCAAGACTATTCCAAAAGGATGAGGCAGTACTAGACATGGTTGACGAGAGAATTCTCAAGCGTGGTAAGCATAAAGCTGTACCAGGAGCATGGTGCAATGGCCGAAAAAGCTGGTTTACGGATCCATGCTCACAATGGGGTGATGTTAATGTTTTGAAGCCAGGGCGCCATGCAAAGAAGATTGAAGAGACTATAAACAATCTACTTGTTGACTTAAAATTACAGTCCAACCAGTGCTTATGA